A genomic stretch from Arvicanthis niloticus isolate mArvNil1 chromosome 12, mArvNil1.pat.X, whole genome shotgun sequence includes:
- the LOC117718203 gene encoding LOW QUALITY PROTEIN: cell surface glycoprotein CD200 receptor 3-like (The sequence of the model RefSeq protein was modified relative to this genomic sequence to represent the inferred CDS: inserted 2 bases in 1 codon; substituted 1 base at 1 genomic stop codon), whose protein sequence is MHALGRTPALTLLIFFDMLVPDSSCSINGQKQMTXDGSFPFXSDYIFPDVVVYVTVEMEVISTPVSVQIGTKAVLYCLSSPSEEAALVIWKITPRSWPSCRLPYRVELQQISEKICTDLRNTQASTPHEYPDLQISSTEALQCNGHYSCQIATTDGIFQKRHEVQVLGKSRTAVCETIAGKPAAQIFWTPNGDCVTKDESHCNGTVTVRSTCHCKQNNGQDVFCFVSHLTDNQTLSIEQNQDTTSTLPSLLIILYVKLAIILLIIGFAFFQKRNYFRVPEGS, encoded by the exons ATGCATGCTTTGGGGAGGACTCCAGCTTTGACCTTGCTGATCTTCTTTGATATGTTGGTGCCTG attcaAGTTGTTCAATTAATGGACAGAAGCAGATGACATAGGATGGTTCATTTCCTTT TTCAGACTATATCTTCCCTGATGTAGTAGTGTATGTCACCGTGGAGATGGAGGTGA ttaGCACTCCAGTGTCTGTACAGATAGGTACAAAGGCTGTACTCTACTGCCTTTCTAGTCCATCAGAAGAAGCAGCACTTGTAATATGGAAAATAACCCCCAGAAGCTGGCCTTCCTGCAGACTACCCTACAGAGTAGAATTGCAGCAGATCAGTGAAAAAATCTGTACTGACCTAAGAAACACCCAGGCCTCCACGCCTCATGAGTATCCTGACCTTCAGATCAGCAGCACAGAGGCCCTCCAGTGTAATGGGCATTACTCATGTCAGATAGCAACAACTGATGGGATTTTCCAAAAGAGACATGAAGTCCAAGTGCTGG GGAAAAGTAGAACTGCAGTCTGTGAGACAATTGCAGGCAAGCCTGCTGCACAGATCTTTTGGACTCCAAATGGGGATTGTGTCACTAAGGATGAATCACACTGCAATGGCACTGTGACTGTCAGGAGCACATGTCACTGTAAGCAAAACAATGGCCAAGATGTGTTTTGCTTTGTCTCCCATTTGACTGACAACCAAACCCTCTCCATAGAACAGAATCAAG ATACAACCAGCACCTTGCCTTCCTTGCTGATCATTCTCTATGTGAAACTGGCCATAATTCTTCTCATCATAGGATTTGCTTTCTTCCAGAAAAGAAACTATTTCAG AGTGCCAGAGGGCTCCTGA